Proteins encoded within one genomic window of [Enterobacter] lignolyticus SCF1:
- the deoR gene encoding DNA-binding transcriptional repressor DeoR, which yields METRREERITQLIQALKRSDKLHLKEAAALLGVSEMTVRRDLNSLEGPAVLLGGYIVLEPRSASHYLLSDQKTRLVEEKRRAARLAAKLLKPHQMAFFDCGTTTPWIIDAIDNDIPFTGVCYSLNTFLALQEKPLCRAVLCGGEFHASNAIFKPLSLEDTLNHLCPDIAFYSAAGAHVEQGATCFNLEELPVKQWALRRAQYHVLVVDHSKFGKVRPARMGALQSFNVIASDRSPDEALTALAKQHKITLLFDPS from the coding sequence ATGGAAACTCGGCGCGAAGAGCGAATCACGCAGCTTATTCAGGCACTCAAACGCAGCGATAAGCTGCATCTGAAAGAGGCTGCGGCCCTGCTTGGCGTCTCCGAGATGACCGTCCGCCGCGACCTCAACAGCCTTGAGGGGCCTGCCGTGCTGCTCGGCGGCTATATCGTGCTGGAGCCGCGAAGCGCAAGCCACTACCTGCTCAGCGATCAAAAAACCCGCCTTGTCGAAGAAAAACGCCGGGCCGCCCGCCTGGCGGCGAAGCTGCTTAAACCGCACCAGATGGCCTTTTTCGACTGCGGCACCACCACCCCGTGGATTATTGACGCCATTGATAACGACATCCCTTTTACCGGCGTCTGCTATTCGCTGAATACCTTTCTGGCCCTGCAGGAGAAACCGCTGTGTCGCGCCGTACTCTGCGGCGGCGAGTTTCACGCCAGCAACGCCATCTTTAAACCCCTCAGCCTTGAGGACACGCTCAACCACCTGTGCCCGGATATCGCCTTCTACTCGGCCGCGGGCGCGCATGTTGAGCAGGGTGCGACCTGCTTTAATCTGGAGGAGCTGCCGGTTAAACAGTGGGCCCTGCGCCGCGCGCAGTATCACGTGCTGGTCGTGGATCACAGCAAATTTGGCAAAGTACGTCCGGCGAGAATGGGGGCGCTGCAGAGCTTTAACGTAATCGCCAGCGACCGCAGCCCCGATGAGGCGCTGACGGCGCTGGCTAAGCAGCACAAGATTACGCTGCTGTTCGATCCATCATGA
- the ybjG gene encoding undecaprenyl-diphosphate phosphatase: MLENLNHSLFNWINATPASPQWSLSLATFIAQDLIFIIPALTVVLWLWGPQAQISARRQLVIKVAMALVISMALSWVIGHVYPHNRPFVDGVGHTFLQHAPDNSFPSDHGTAIFAFSLAFLFWHRLWSGLALLVVGVAIAWSRVYLGVHWPMDMVGGFLSGLSGCLIAQWLWLSFGTALYQRLQQLYRLLFSLPIRKGWVRD, from the coding sequence ATGCTGGAAAATTTGAATCATTCATTGTTTAACTGGATTAATGCCACGCCTGCGTCGCCGCAGTGGAGCCTGTCGCTGGCGACGTTTATCGCCCAGGATCTGATTTTCATTATTCCGGCGCTGACCGTCGTACTCTGGCTGTGGGGACCCCAGGCGCAGATAAGCGCGCGTCGTCAGCTGGTCATTAAGGTCGCGATGGCGCTGGTCATCAGTATGGCGCTGTCGTGGGTCATCGGCCACGTCTACCCGCATAACCGACCGTTCGTTGACGGTGTGGGTCATACCTTCCTGCAGCACGCGCCGGATAACTCCTTCCCCAGCGATCACGGCACCGCCATTTTTGCTTTTTCACTGGCCTTTTTGTTCTGGCATCGCCTGTGGTCAGGCCTGGCGCTGCTGGTCGTCGGCGTCGCCATCGCCTGGTCCCGCGTGTACCTTGGCGTCCACTGGCCGATGGATATGGTGGGCGGGTTCCTCTCCGGCCTGAGCGGCTGCCTGATAGCGCAGTGGCTGTGGCTCTCCTTCGGCACCGCGCTGTACCAGCGCCTGCAGCAGCTCTACCGCCTGCTGTTTTCCCTGCCGATTCGTAAAGGATGGGTGCGTGACTAA
- a CDS encoding biofilm formation regulator BssR, giving the protein MNVDRLKRNLMDKLVNARIDIAAYLQLRRAKGYMSVSENDHLRDNLFELCAELRDKRALIAPSVTPQQQEALHMAGEAMASAAVCLMTGHHDCPLYIAVNVETLGRCLTTLDNSIQDMNAPAPMVRV; this is encoded by the coding sequence ATGAACGTTGACAGACTGAAACGCAACCTCATGGACAAGCTGGTGAACGCCCGTATCGATATTGCAGCGTACCTCCAGCTCCGGCGTGCGAAAGGATATATGTCAGTCAGCGAGAATGACCATCTGCGTGATAACTTGTTTGAGCTCTGTGCTGAACTGCGCGATAAACGCGCGCTCATTGCACCCTCGGTAACGCCGCAGCAGCAAGAGGCGTTACATATGGCCGGAGAGGCCATGGCGTCTGCCGCCGTTTGTCTGATGACCGGGCACCATGATTGCCCTTTGTATATTGCTGTTAACGTAGAGACACTCGGGCGCTGCCTGACCACATTGGATAACAGCATTCAGGATATGAATGCTCCCGCGCCGATGGTGCGGGTGTAA
- a CDS encoding glutathione S-transferase family protein produces the protein MITLWGRNNSTNVKKVRWILEELELPYNQILAGGQFGLNHDPAFLSKNPNGLVPLLVDDETQITLWESNTIVRYLAAQYGQNRLWVESPAQRAEGEKWMDWANQTLSPAHRVILMGLVRTPPEKRDMAAIDAAIAQCESLFVMLDDALAQSPWLSGREFGLGDLAVAPFIYNLLETVHRWQPHPNLQRWYQQLARRPAYQNVVMIPVS, from the coding sequence ATGATTACGCTGTGGGGCAGAAACAATTCGACGAACGTCAAAAAGGTGCGCTGGATTCTGGAAGAGCTGGAACTGCCGTATAACCAGATCCTGGCGGGAGGTCAGTTTGGTCTCAATCATGACCCGGCGTTTTTATCCAAAAACCCCAACGGCCTGGTGCCGCTGCTGGTGGATGACGAAACGCAGATAACCCTGTGGGAATCAAATACCATCGTCCGCTATCTCGCCGCTCAGTACGGGCAAAATCGCCTGTGGGTGGAGTCTCCGGCACAGCGCGCCGAAGGTGAAAAGTGGATGGACTGGGCGAATCAGACGCTGTCGCCTGCGCACAGGGTGATTCTGATGGGGCTGGTCAGAACTCCGCCGGAAAAACGCGACATGGCCGCAATTGACGCCGCCATCGCGCAGTGTGAATCGCTGTTCGTCATGCTGGATGATGCGCTGGCGCAATCGCCATGGCTCTCCGGTCGCGAATTCGGTCTCGGCGACCTCGCCGTCGCGCCCTTTATCTACAACCTGCTGGAAACCGTTCACCGCTGGCAGCCGCACCCTAACCTGCAGCGCTGGTACCAGCAGTTGGCCCGCCGCCCGGCTTACCAGAACGTCGTGATGATCCCGGTATCCTGA
- a CDS encoding MFS transporter produces the protein MQNQLISGKRLGRQALLFPLCLVLYEFSTYIGNDMIQPGMLVVVEQFQAGNEWVPTSMTAYLAGGMFLQWLLGPLSDRIGRRPVMLTGVVWFILTCLATLLAQNIEQFTALRFLQGISLCFIGAVGYAAIQESFDEAVCIKITALMANVALIAPLLGPLVGAAWIHIAPWETMFVLFAALATVSFFGLQKAMPETATRMGETLSIKALGRDYALVLKNYRFVAGALATGFVSLPLLAWIAQSPVIIISGEQASTYEYGMLQVPIFGALIVGNLVLAKLTSRRTVRWLIIAGGWPIAAGLILAAAATVVSSHAYLWMTAGLSLYAFGIGLANAGLVRLTLFASDMSKGTVSAAMGMLQMLIFTVGIEVSKHAYQLGGNGLFSLFNLLNGVIWLGLMTYFLWNKSVGNSQQ, from the coding sequence ATGCAAAACCAGTTAATTTCCGGTAAGCGCCTCGGACGTCAGGCGCTGCTTTTCCCTCTCTGTCTGGTGCTTTACGAATTCTCCACCTATATCGGCAACGACATGATCCAGCCGGGCATGCTGGTGGTGGTTGAGCAGTTTCAGGCGGGGAACGAATGGGTTCCTACCTCAATGACGGCGTATCTGGCGGGCGGTATGTTCCTGCAGTGGCTGTTAGGCCCGCTGTCGGACCGTATCGGGCGCCGCCCGGTGATGCTGACCGGCGTGGTGTGGTTTATCCTCACCTGCCTCGCGACGCTGCTGGCGCAAAACATTGAGCAGTTTACGGCGCTGCGTTTTCTACAGGGCATCAGCCTGTGCTTTATCGGCGCCGTCGGCTATGCCGCCATTCAGGAGTCGTTTGATGAGGCGGTATGCATCAAGATAACCGCGCTGATGGCCAACGTTGCGCTGATAGCGCCGCTGCTGGGGCCGCTGGTGGGCGCCGCCTGGATCCACATCGCCCCGTGGGAGACCATGTTCGTGCTGTTCGCCGCGCTGGCGACGGTGTCGTTTTTCGGCCTGCAGAAAGCGATGCCCGAAACGGCGACGCGGATGGGCGAGACCCTGTCAATCAAGGCGCTGGGCCGCGATTACGCGCTGGTGCTGAAAAACTATCGCTTTGTGGCAGGCGCTCTGGCGACCGGATTTGTGAGCCTGCCGCTGCTGGCGTGGATTGCGCAGTCGCCGGTGATTATCATCAGCGGCGAGCAGGCCAGTACCTACGAGTACGGCATGCTGCAGGTGCCGATTTTCGGCGCGCTGATCGTCGGTAACTTGGTGCTGGCGAAGCTGACCTCGCGCCGTACGGTACGCTGGCTGATTATCGCGGGTGGCTGGCCGATTGCCGCCGGGCTGATCCTGGCCGCCGCGGCCACGGTGGTGTCCAGCCATGCTTATCTGTGGATGACCGCCGGTCTGAGCCTCTACGCGTTCGGCATTGGGTTGGCGAACGCGGGCCTGGTGCGCCTGACGCTGTTTGCCAGCGATATGAGTAAAGGCACGGTTTCTGCGGCGATGGGTATGCTGCAGATGCTGATTTTTACCGTCGGCATCGAGGTGAGCAAACACGCGTATCAACTGGGCGGCAACGGGCTGTTCAGCCTGTTTAACCTGCTCAACGGCGTGATATGGCTGGGGCTGATGACCTATTTCCTGTGGAATAAATCGGTCGGTAATTCGCAGCAGTAA
- a CDS encoding LysR family transcriptional regulator has translation MSTIPVSEKICSLSKIDLNLLTIFCLIYSAGSISKVADMLEISPSAISQSLRKLREMMGDNLFVRRGNILLPTVFSDELYDNIIPLIDELSAVLPISSLAPKKRLTLYTESFISPLIVPELTEKIISMDANISLLHRTDDLSEARIIELLNMRQADVVFSIFDIENGNISCQKVSNIKLVLVASQHNTLYDDTITEAMIRDACLVGYNTKNEKIIYYRTLFDKKFRSNERCLLTTSFASILMIVSKTNCLGIIPEKAFATYADMYHLKKLEPPFPLPQFSIYAASRKEINKLLFSVLVDMLAAVPG, from the coding sequence ATGTCTACGATTCCCGTTTCGGAAAAAATTTGTTCACTGAGCAAAATTGATCTGAATTTGCTGACTATTTTTTGCCTGATATATAGCGCAGGAAGCATTAGCAAGGTGGCCGATATGCTGGAGATTTCCCCCTCTGCGATCAGCCAGTCATTGCGAAAGCTGCGTGAAATGATGGGTGATAATTTATTTGTCCGCCGCGGTAATATTCTTTTACCTACCGTATTCTCTGATGAGCTTTATGATAATATCATCCCGCTCATTGACGAATTATCTGCTGTATTACCGATATCTTCACTGGCCCCAAAGAAAAGGCTGACATTATATACAGAATCCTTTATCTCTCCGCTTATTGTCCCTGAATTGACCGAAAAGATTATCTCGATGGATGCCAATATCAGCCTGCTGCACCGCACCGATGACCTGAGCGAAGCGCGGATTATCGAGCTGCTCAATATGCGACAGGCGGACGTTGTTTTTTCAATTTTTGACATTGAGAACGGCAATATCAGCTGCCAGAAGGTCAGCAACATCAAGCTGGTGCTGGTCGCCTCTCAACACAATACGCTCTATGACGATACCATCACCGAAGCGATGATCAGAGATGCCTGTCTGGTGGGTTATAATACGAAAAATGAGAAGATCATTTATTATAGGACTCTCTTTGATAAAAAATTCCGTTCCAATGAGCGTTGCCTGCTCACGACGTCCTTTGCCTCTATTTTAATGATCGTCTCGAAAACCAATTGTTTAGGTATCATTCCCGAAAAAGCGTTTGCGACCTATGCTGACATGTACCACTTAAAGAAATTAGAGCCACCTTTTCCATTACCACAATTCAGTATTTATGCCGCATCAAGGAAGGAAATAAATAAACTGCTCTTTTCAGTGCTGGTCGATATGCTGGCGGCGGTACCCGGATGA
- the dacC gene encoding serine-type D-Ala-D-Ala carboxypeptidase → MTRNVVSFRGLAAGSLLLLFVAPAVQAAEQVQMPAPPPVDAKAWILMDYASGKVLSEGSADEKLDPASLTKIMTSYVVGQALKAGKIKLTDSVTIGRDAWATGNPALRGSSVMFLKPGDQVSVEDLNKGVIIQSGNDASIAIADYVAGSQDSFVGLMNSYAQKLGLTNTTFQTVHGLDAPGQFSTARDMALLTRAMIHDVPDEYAIHKEKEFTFNKIRQPNRNRLLWNASLNADGVKTGTTAGAGYNLVSSAIQGDMRLIAVVLGTKTDRIRFNESEKLLTWGFRFFETVTPIKPDATFVEQRVWYGDASQAKLGAGEAGSITLPRGQLKNLKASYTLNETQLTAPLAKGQVVGTIDFKLNDQTVEQRPLIVMEAVKEGGFFSRMVDFVLMKFHQWFGSWFS, encoded by the coding sequence ATGACGCGTAATGTTGTTTCTTTTCGCGGCCTGGCGGCAGGCTCTCTTTTATTACTCTTCGTTGCCCCTGCGGTGCAGGCGGCAGAGCAGGTTCAGATGCCTGCCCCTCCCCCGGTGGACGCAAAAGCCTGGATCCTGATGGATTACGCCAGCGGGAAAGTCCTGAGCGAAGGAAGCGCTGACGAAAAACTCGATCCGGCAAGCCTGACGAAGATCATGACCAGCTATGTGGTAGGCCAGGCATTAAAAGCAGGGAAAATTAAGCTGACGGACAGCGTCACCATCGGGCGCGACGCCTGGGCGACCGGCAACCCGGCGCTGCGCGGTTCGTCGGTGATGTTCCTCAAACCCGGCGATCAGGTGTCGGTTGAGGACCTGAATAAAGGGGTAATTATCCAGTCGGGTAACGATGCCAGCATTGCGATTGCGGACTATGTCGCCGGCAGCCAGGACTCCTTTGTCGGCCTGATGAACAGCTATGCGCAGAAGCTTGGCCTGACCAATACCACCTTCCAGACCGTCCATGGCCTGGACGCGCCGGGGCAGTTCAGCACCGCCCGCGATATGGCGCTGCTGACCCGGGCGATGATCCACGACGTACCGGATGAGTACGCTATCCACAAAGAAAAAGAGTTCACCTTTAACAAGATTCGCCAGCCAAACCGCAACCGTCTGTTGTGGAACGCCAGCCTGAATGCGGACGGGGTGAAAACCGGGACGACGGCCGGGGCGGGTTATAACCTGGTTTCTTCCGCCATACAGGGCGATATGCGCCTGATCGCGGTGGTGCTTGGCACCAAAACGGACCGTATCCGCTTTAATGAATCTGAAAAGCTGCTGACCTGGGGCTTCCGCTTCTTCGAAACCGTGACGCCGATTAAACCGGACGCGACCTTCGTTGAGCAGCGCGTCTGGTATGGCGATGCCAGTCAGGCCAAGCTGGGCGCCGGGGAAGCGGGGTCGATTACGCTACCGCGCGGGCAGCTGAAAAACCTGAAGGCCAGCTACACGCTCAATGAAACGCAGCTCACCGCGCCGCTGGCGAAGGGGCAGGTCGTCGGCACCATCGACTTTAAACTCAACGACCAGACCGTTGAACAGCGCCCGCTCATCGTGATGGAAGCGGTCAAGGAAGGCGGTTTCTTCAGCCGGATGGTTGATTTCGTGCTGATGAAATTCCACCAGTGGTTCGGCAGCTGGTTCTCATGA
- a CDS encoding TetR/AcrR family transcriptional regulator — MARRPNDPLRRERIIQATLDTIARHGIQAVTHRKIAQCADVPLGSMTYYFSGIDALLEEAFTSFTAQMSRQYQAFFTDVLTPDDACDAITRLISGAEVTTARNMELMYQMYAFTSCKPALKGVMQDWMQRSQQTLERWFDAPTARALDAFIEGMTLHFVTDRAPLGRDEIRQMVGRIAGEQKQKTHQP; from the coding sequence ATGGCTCGCCGACCCAACGATCCGCTGCGCCGGGAACGTATTATCCAGGCCACGCTCGACACCATCGCCCGCCACGGCATTCAGGCTGTGACGCACCGTAAAATCGCCCAGTGCGCCGATGTGCCGCTGGGGTCGATGACCTATTACTTCAGCGGCATCGATGCGCTGCTTGAGGAAGCGTTCACCAGCTTTACCGCGCAGATGTCGCGGCAGTACCAGGCCTTTTTTACCGACGTCCTCACGCCAGACGACGCCTGCGACGCTATCACCCGGCTGATTTCCGGCGCTGAGGTCACTACCGCGCGCAATATGGAGCTGATGTACCAGATGTATGCCTTTACCAGCTGCAAACCGGCGCTGAAAGGGGTGATGCAGGACTGGATGCAGCGCAGCCAGCAGACGCTTGAGCGCTGGTTCGATGCGCCGACGGCGCGGGCGCTGGATGCGTTTATCGAGGGCATGACGCTGCACTTTGTCACCGACCGCGCGCCGCTTGGCCGCGATGAGATTCGTCAGATGGTGGGGAGAATCGCCGGGGAGCAGAAACAAAAAACCCATCAACCTTGA
- a CDS encoding DUF2554 family protein: MFKKGLSVMLLLGALFSGQVLANRQGHEYYKIQNADHQLRHSADSDDIRARAQEVADDLRENHHWVKSRKPETHSL, encoded by the coding sequence ATGTTCAAGAAAGGGTTATCGGTCATGCTGCTGCTGGGCGCGCTGTTCTCCGGGCAAGTGCTGGCGAATCGCCAGGGGCATGAGTATTACAAAATTCAGAATGCCGACCATCAGCTGCGGCACAGCGCGGACAGCGATGATATTCGCGCCCGCGCTCAGGAGGTCGCCGACGATCTGCGGGAGAATCATCACTGGGTCAAATCCCGCAAACCAGAAACGCACTCTCTCTGA
- the ampC gene encoding class C beta-lactamase, which yields MWSTRPVAPLVMAAALLMASNTAMAEKTQNLDELVNSTITPLMKQQDIPGMAVAVIVDGKTHIYHYGLADVKNQRPVTDDTLFELGSVSKTFTGIAGGYAVQSGILRLNDPVARYAPQLTSPQWRKITMLQLATYTAGGLPLQVPDDVDNTDALWLYYQHWRPQWTPGTQRQYSNASIGLFGALAVKNSGLSFDAFMKQHVFTPLQLNHTWINVPAEAEKDYAWGYRNGQPVRVSPGMLDAEAYGVKTTVKDMAAFMQANIDPEALAAKEAGLAKAIAIAQTGYYKIGDMYQGLGWEMYPWPADAEKVITASGNDLALKARPAKRLSPSRPVTAATWLHKTGSTNGFGAYIVFIPEKKVGIVMLANKNYPNPARVSAAWQILQKLP from the coding sequence ATGTGGAGTACACGACCTGTCGCCCCGCTGGTGATGGCCGCCGCGCTGCTGATGGCGTCAAACACCGCGATGGCGGAAAAGACGCAAAACCTCGATGAGCTGGTGAACAGCACCATTACGCCGCTGATGAAACAGCAGGACATCCCGGGGATGGCGGTTGCCGTGATCGTGGACGGTAAAACGCACATTTACCATTACGGACTGGCCGACGTGAAAAACCAGCGTCCGGTCACGGACGATACGCTGTTTGAGCTGGGGTCGGTCAGTAAAACCTTTACCGGCATTGCCGGCGGTTACGCCGTACAAAGCGGTATTCTGCGTCTCAATGACCCCGTCGCCCGCTATGCGCCGCAGCTGACCTCGCCGCAGTGGCGGAAGATAACCATGCTGCAGCTGGCCACCTATACCGCAGGCGGTCTGCCGCTTCAGGTGCCGGATGATGTCGATAATACCGACGCGCTATGGCTCTACTACCAGCACTGGCGACCCCAGTGGACGCCAGGAACCCAGCGCCAGTATTCCAATGCCAGTATCGGCCTGTTTGGCGCTCTGGCGGTGAAGAACAGCGGTCTGTCGTTTGACGCGTTCATGAAGCAGCACGTTTTCACGCCGCTGCAGCTGAACCATACCTGGATAAACGTACCGGCAGAGGCGGAAAAAGACTATGCCTGGGGATATCGTAACGGCCAGCCTGTGCGGGTGAGCCCGGGCATGCTTGACGCGGAGGCCTACGGCGTCAAAACCACCGTGAAGGATATGGCGGCGTTTATGCAGGCGAATATCGACCCTGAGGCGCTGGCGGCGAAAGAAGCGGGGCTGGCGAAGGCTATCGCTATTGCGCAAACGGGGTACTACAAAATTGGCGATATGTACCAGGGACTGGGCTGGGAAATGTATCCGTGGCCTGCCGATGCCGAAAAGGTGATTACCGCCAGCGGTAACGATTTGGCGCTCAAAGCGCGCCCGGCGAAACGGCTGTCGCCGTCGCGTCCGGTAACGGCGGCGACCTGGCTGCACAAAACCGGCAGTACCAACGGTTTTGGCGCCTACATCGTTTTCATCCCGGAAAAGAAAGTCGGTATTGTGATGCTGGCGAATAAGAATTATCCGAATCCGGCGCGGGTGAGCGCCGCCTGGCAGATCCTGCAAAAGCTGCCGTAA
- a CDS encoding Cof-type HAD-IIB family hydrolase gives MSVKLIAVDMDGTFLSDEKRYNRARFLAQYQHMKAQGIRFVVASGNQYWQLISFFPDIVAEIAFVAENGGWVVDAGEEVFNCALPHDHFRTVVDFLHTLPEVEIIACGKRSAYTLNRYDDALKAMAPLYYHRLELVDTFDNLDDTFLKFGLNLPDRLVPDVQAALHEALGDVMTAVTTGHGNIDLIMPGIHKANGLRLLQQRWGIHDAEVVAFGDSGNDLEMLRQAGFGFAMANAAAPVKAAAGYRAPHNNEEGVLEVIDKILKRETPFA, from the coding sequence ATGAGCGTAAAACTGATTGCAGTAGATATGGATGGCACCTTCCTGAGCGATGAAAAGCGCTACAACCGCGCGCGGTTTCTCGCGCAGTATCAGCATATGAAAGCCCAGGGCATTCGCTTTGTGGTCGCCAGCGGCAACCAGTACTGGCAGCTTATCTCCTTCTTCCCGGACATTGTCGCGGAGATAGCCTTTGTGGCGGAGAACGGCGGCTGGGTAGTGGACGCGGGCGAAGAGGTCTTTAACTGCGCGCTGCCGCATGACCACTTTCGCACCGTTGTGGACTTCCTGCATACCCTGCCCGAGGTGGAGATCATCGCCTGCGGCAAGCGTAGCGCCTATACCCTGAACCGCTATGACGACGCGCTGAAGGCCATGGCGCCCCTCTATTACCATCGACTTGAGCTGGTAGATACCTTCGACAATCTGGACGATACCTTCCTGAAGTTCGGCCTCAATCTGCCGGACCGCCTGGTGCCGGATGTCCAGGCCGCGCTGCATGAAGCGCTGGGCGACGTCATGACCGCGGTCACCACCGGCCACGGCAATATTGACCTCATCATGCCCGGCATTCACAAAGCCAACGGTTTGCGCCTGCTGCAGCAGCGCTGGGGAATTCACGACGCCGAGGTGGTCGCCTTCGGCGACAGCGGTAACGATCTCGAAATGCTGCGACAGGCCGGGTTTGGCTTTGCGATGGCCAACGCCGCCGCGCCGGTGAAGGCGGCTGCGGGCTATCGCGCGCCGCATAACAACGAGGAAGGAGTGCTGGAGGTTATCGATAAAATTCTGAAGCGGGAAACGCCTTTCGCCTGA
- a CDS encoding MFS transporter: MTSLSSRSALQLRMWALFMFFFLPGLLMASWATRTPAIRDILSLSTAGMGVVLFGLSVGSMSGILCSAWLVKRFGTRRVIRTTMSCAVLGMAILSGALWLASPLLFAFGLMIFGGSFGAAEVAINVEGAAVEREMNKTVLPMMHGFYSFGTLVGAGIGMALTAFGLSATLHILLAALAGILPIMIAIKAIPDGTGKNRDDSAVHGDKGVPFYRDIQLMLIGVIVLAMAFAEGSANDWLPLLMVDGHGFSPTSGSLIYAGFTLGMTVGRFTGGWFIDRYSRVAVVRASAMMGALGIGLIIFVDVDWIAGVSVILWGLGASLGFPLTISAASDTGPDAPGRVSVVATTGYLAFLVGPPLLGFLGEHFGLRSAMLAVLALVIVAAFVARAVAKPESQPVMENA, encoded by the coding sequence ATGACATCGCTTTCTTCCCGTAGCGCCCTGCAGCTTCGCATGTGGGCGCTGTTTATGTTCTTCTTTTTACCCGGGCTGCTGATGGCCTCCTGGGCTACGCGCACGCCGGCTATCCGCGATATTCTCTCGCTGTCCACCGCCGGGATGGGCGTGGTGCTGTTTGGGCTCTCGGTCGGCTCGATGAGCGGCATCCTCTGTTCAGCCTGGCTGGTAAAACGCTTTGGCACCCGCAGGGTTATCCGCACCACCATGTCCTGCGCGGTGCTGGGTATGGCCATCCTGAGCGGCGCGCTGTGGCTGGCCTCTCCCCTGCTGTTCGCCTTTGGTCTGATGATTTTCGGCGGCAGTTTTGGCGCGGCGGAAGTCGCCATCAACGTTGAAGGCGCCGCGGTTGAGCGCGAAATGAACAAAACCGTGCTGCCGATGATGCACGGCTTTTACAGCTTCGGCACCCTCGTCGGGGCGGGAATCGGAATGGCGCTGACCGCCTTTGGCCTGTCCGCGACGCTGCACATCCTGCTGGCGGCGCTGGCGGGCATACTGCCTATCATGATTGCGATTAAAGCCATTCCCGACGGCACCGGGAAGAACCGCGACGACAGCGCTGTCCATGGCGATAAAGGCGTACCGTTCTACCGCGATATCCAGCTAATGCTGATCGGCGTCATCGTCCTGGCGATGGCCTTTGCCGAAGGGTCGGCTAACGACTGGCTGCCGCTGCTGATGGTCGACGGGCACGGCTTCAGCCCCACCTCCGGCTCGCTGATTTACGCCGGTTTCACCCTTGGAATGACCGTCGGGCGCTTTACCGGCGGCTGGTTTATCGACCGCTACAGCCGTGTGGCGGTGGTGCGCGCCAGCGCCATGATGGGCGCGCTGGGCATCGGGCTGATTATCTTTGTCGACGTCGACTGGATTGCGGGCGTGTCGGTTATCCTGTGGGGGCTTGGCGCCTCGCTCGGCTTCCCGCTGACCATCTCCGCCGCCAGCGACACCGGGCCGGACGCGCCTGGCCGCGTCAGCGTGGTCGCCACCACTGGCTACCTGGCGTTCCTGGTCGGCCCGCCGCTGCTCGGCTTCCTCGGCGAGCATTTCGGCCTGCGCAGCGCGATGCTGGCCGTGCTGGCGCTGGTCATCGTGGCGGCGTTTGTCGCCCGTGCGGTCGCGAAACCTGAATCTCAACCGGTAATGGAGAATGCATGA